In Candidatus Methylacidiphilales bacterium, the following proteins share a genomic window:
- a CDS encoding ATP-binding protein: MSDFFNQLFSNNNFMPHGHCYLWNPALIWLHVVSDGLIALSYYSIPITLVYFVSRRKDVEFDWIYISFAIFILSCGMTHLMEIWNIWHPDYWLSGLTKALTAVSSLISAVLLIRLMPKVIVLPSPRQLKETNEALQCEIHEHKKASEAVQKLNQHLRKQAALLEAANDELEAFSYSVSHDLRAPLRHIDGFIDLLKSNPALESDPVSRRHMDVISNSARKMSQLIDDLLEFSRLGRSSLQPIRFEMRKLVDEAIHQMEPETRGRKIFWKIGELPSVEGDPALLRQVWINLISNAVKYTQTRFEATIEIGRHFSSANTPVTDDVVFYVRDNGVGFDMRYASKLFGVFQRLHNTQKFEGTGIGLASVQRILHRHGGRCWAEGQVEQGATFYFCLPKKQPESAS, translated from the coding sequence ATGAGCGATTTTTTCAACCAGTTGTTTTCCAACAACAACTTTATGCCCCACGGCCATTGCTACCTTTGGAACCCCGCCCTGATCTGGCTGCACGTGGTTTCCGACGGCCTCATCGCCCTGTCCTATTACTCGATCCCGATCACCCTTGTTTATTTTGTCTCGCGCCGGAAGGACGTGGAATTCGATTGGATCTACATCTCGTTTGCCATCTTCATCCTCAGTTGTGGCATGACGCATCTCATGGAAATCTGGAACATCTGGCACCCGGACTACTGGCTGTCCGGCCTGACAAAAGCGCTAACAGCCGTTTCCTCGCTCATCTCCGCGGTGCTTTTGATCCGGCTCATGCCCAAGGTGATCGTCCTCCCCAGTCCGCGCCAGTTGAAGGAAACCAACGAGGCCCTCCAGTGCGAAATTCACGAGCACAAAAAAGCCTCCGAGGCCGTCCAAAAACTCAACCAGCATTTGAGGAAGCAGGCCGCACTGTTGGAAGCCGCCAATGACGAACTCGAAGCCTTCAGCTATTCGGTCTCACACGACTTGCGGGCGCCGCTGCGGCATATTGACGGATTCATCGACCTGCTGAAAAGCAACCCCGCATTGGAATCAGACCCCGTGAGCCGCCGCCACATGGACGTCATCTCCAATTCGGCGCGTAAAATGAGCCAGTTGATCGACGACCTGCTGGAGTTCAGCCGTCTTGGACGCTCGTCGCTGCAACCCATCCGCTTTGAAATGCGGAAACTTGTGGACGAAGCCATCCATCAAATGGAGCCGGAAACACGCGGGCGCAAAATTTTCTGGAAAATCGGAGAGCTTCCCTCCGTGGAAGGAGATCCGGCTTTGCTGCGGCAGGTGTGGATTAATTTGATATCGAATGCCGTCAAATACACGCAGACGCGCTTTGAGGCCACGATTGAAATAGGCCGGCATTTTTCCAGCGCCAACACCCCGGTCACCGATGATGTCGTGTTTTATGTGCGCGACAACGGGGTCGGATTTGACATGCGCTATGCCTCCAAACTTTTCGGGGTATTCCAGCGCCTTCACAACACCCAAAAATTTGAAGGCACCGGGATCGGCCTTGCGAGCGTCCAGCGCATCCTGCACCGCCACGGGGGCCGCTGCTGGGCGGAGGGCCAGGTGGAACAGGGGGCCACGTTTTATTTCTGCCTGCCCAAAAAACAACCGGAGAGCGCATCATGA
- a CDS encoding ComF family protein yields MKLWIESFLNLLYPEAPLEGDLTPVREPFCFLCGEPFQGELNEESICSNCRNRRWYLKCARAPYRAEGPVRELIHRFKYDQQFHHLRKLSAWLIEGYERFYRNAQERCDALVPVPLYPVRRRERGFNQAEELAGVLGKHAGLPVWKALERIRATDTQANLRRSERLRNQAGAYALKRGFDVAGARLLIIDDVFTTGATINACAQVLHKAGARRIDALTVARG; encoded by the coding sequence ATGAAACTCTGGATCGAAAGCTTTCTTAATCTGCTTTACCCCGAAGCGCCCCTCGAGGGGGATTTGACCCCGGTTCGGGAGCCTTTTTGTTTTCTCTGCGGAGAGCCCTTTCAGGGGGAACTGAACGAGGAAAGCATTTGCAGCAATTGCCGCAACCGGAGATGGTATCTGAAATGCGCTCGGGCGCCCTACCGGGCCGAAGGGCCGGTGCGGGAACTGATTCATAGATTTAAATACGACCAGCAGTTTCACCATCTCAGGAAACTTTCGGCATGGCTGATCGAGGGCTATGAACGCTTTTACCGGAATGCGCAGGAGCGCTGCGACGCGCTGGTGCCGGTGCCGCTCTACCCGGTCCGCAGGCGGGAGAGGGGCTTTAATCAGGCCGAGGAATTGGCCGGCGTGCTCGGAAAACATGCCGGGTTGCCGGTCTGGAAAGCCCTGGAACGCATCCGGGCAACCGACACCCAGGCGAACTTGCGGCGCAGCGAGCGTCTGCGGAACCAGGCCGGGGCCTATGCATTAAAGAGGGGGTTTGACGTTGCCGGAGCCAGGCTGCTAATCATAGATGATGTGTTTACAACAGGGGCCACGATCAATGCCTGCGCCCAAGTTCTGCATAAGGCGGGGGCGCGCCGCATTGATGCTCTAACCGTTGCACGAGGCTGA
- a CDS encoding response regulator encodes MNLKRLLLAEDNENDIELTLAALRKCKLANEVDVVRDGAEVLDYLYRKGVHAGRPNGLPSVMLLDLKMPRMDGLEVLQQIKSDPGLKRLPVVMLTSSTQEEDLIRSYDLGVNAFVVKPVDFSQFVEAIHRLGVFWALVNQTAPDRPIGT; translated from the coding sequence ATGAACCTCAAGCGGCTTCTTCTTGCGGAGGACAATGAAAACGACATCGAACTCACGCTGGCTGCGCTCAGAAAATGCAAATTGGCCAACGAAGTGGATGTGGTCCGGGACGGGGCTGAAGTGTTGGATTATCTCTACCGGAAGGGCGTTCACGCCGGACGGCCCAACGGACTGCCTTCCGTCATGTTGCTGGATCTCAAAATGCCCCGGATGGACGGCCTGGAAGTCCTGCAACAAATCAAATCAGACCCCGGCTTGAAGCGCCTGCCCGTCGTTATGCTGACCTCGTCCACCCAGGAGGAGGATCTGATCCGGAGTTATGACCTCGGGGTCAACGCCTTTGTTGTGAAACCGGTCGATTTCTCCCAGTTCGTTGAAGCCATCCACAGGCTTGGCGTATTCTGGGCTTTGGTGAACCAAACGGCGCCCGACCGCCCCATCGGAACATAA
- a CDS encoding HAD-IA family hydrolase has product MANRIRVVFFDAGGTLIRTAAPVGHYYALVASHYGLHADEEALQKEFKRAWQEMKPRDPVQGARVMDDQAWWKGLVRRSWRGQGMPDDFPFEDYFQEVYAMFARPELWRIYPDALLALEKLHGMGLRCGVLSNWDRRLRGILEGLDLSRHFEHLVISSEVGVEKPHPLIFQRAQELFGIRASEALLLGDDDLFDGEGGRRAGWRLGLLQRPETDLMDVLDKIDML; this is encoded by the coding sequence ATGGCTAACCGGATTCGAGTCGTCTTTTTTGACGCAGGCGGGACGCTGATACGGACTGCGGCGCCCGTGGGTCATTACTACGCGTTGGTGGCTTCCCATTATGGATTGCATGCGGATGAGGAGGCCTTGCAGAAGGAGTTCAAACGGGCCTGGCAGGAAATGAAACCGCGCGACCCGGTGCAGGGCGCCCGTGTCATGGATGACCAGGCTTGGTGGAAAGGATTGGTCCGGCGCAGTTGGCGGGGCCAGGGGATGCCCGATGATTTTCCATTTGAAGACTACTTTCAGGAGGTCTATGCGATGTTTGCCAGGCCCGAGTTGTGGAGAATTTATCCGGACGCGCTGCTGGCCTTGGAAAAACTGCATGGCATGGGTTTGCGTTGCGGGGTGCTTTCGAATTGGGACCGGCGTTTGCGCGGGATATTGGAAGGGCTGGATTTGAGCCGGCATTTTGAGCATCTGGTGATTTCGAGCGAAGTGGGCGTAGAAAAACCGCACCCGCTGATTTTTCAGCGCGCGCAGGAATTGTTTGGGATCCGGGCGTCGGAGGCGTTGTTGTTGGGGGACGACGATTTGTTTGATGGAGAAGGCGGGCGGCGGGCGGGCTGGCGCTTGGGGCTGTTGCAGCGTCCTGAAACCGACCTAATGGATGTATTAGATAAAATCGATATGTTGTGA
- a CDS encoding fumarate reductase/succinate dehydrogenase flavoprotein subunit, protein MELNGNAPAGPLSQKWDQYKKDSKLVAPNNKRKYEIIVVGTGLAGSSAAASLAELGYKVKSFCYHDSARRAHSVAAQGGINAAKNYQNDGDSVYRLFYDTIKGGDFRARESNVYRLAQVSANIIDQCAAQGVPFAREYGGMLANRSFGGAQVSRTFYARGQTGQQLLLGAYQALSRQIGLGTVEFFPRSEMIDIVLVNGHAKGIITRNLVSGKVESHSADAVVLATGGYANCWYLSTNGRLCNATAIWRAHKKGAFFANPCYAQIHPTCIPVSGDYQAKLTLMSESLRNDGRVWVPKRKEDCGKKPSEVAEADRDYYLERKYPSYGNLAPRDISSRAAKEVCDEGRGVGPGGLGVYLDFSDAIKRLGRHKIEERYGNLFDIYKEITGESAYEVPMRIYPALHYTMGGLWVDYNLMSNLPGLFVLGEANFSDHGANRLGASALMQGLADGYFVIPNTINNYLAANKEKRPAPTDAAFKSAEAESAAKVAKLLSIKGKRTVDSFHKELGKIMWDYCGMARTKEGLEKALQLIPKLREEFWKNVTVTGSGEELNQTLERAGRVADFLELSELICRDALHREESCGGHFRVEYQTEDGEALRQDDKFSYVAAGEYGNGSGPRMHKENLVYEEVKLAQRSYK, encoded by the coding sequence ATGGAACTGAATGGCAACGCTCCCGCTGGTCCGCTCTCGCAGAAATGGGACCAATACAAGAAGGACTCAAAGCTCGTCGCTCCCAACAACAAGCGCAAATACGAGATCATTGTCGTGGGCACGGGCCTTGCCGGTTCCTCGGCCGCCGCTTCCCTGGCCGAACTCGGCTACAAGGTCAAATCGTTTTGTTATCATGACAGCGCCCGCCGCGCCCACAGCGTCGCTGCCCAGGGCGGCATCAATGCCGCCAAAAACTATCAAAATGATGGTGACAGCGTGTACCGCCTCTTTTACGATACCATCAAGGGTGGTGATTTCCGCGCCCGTGAATCCAACGTGTACCGCCTGGCGCAGGTCAGCGCCAATATCATCGACCAGTGCGCAGCGCAGGGCGTACCCTTTGCCCGTGAATACGGCGGCATGCTGGCCAACCGTTCCTTCGGCGGCGCGCAGGTTTCGCGAACCTTTTACGCCCGCGGCCAGACCGGCCAGCAGCTCCTCTTGGGCGCCTATCAAGCCTTGAGCCGCCAGATCGGCCTCGGCACAGTTGAATTCTTCCCGCGCTCCGAGATGATCGATATTGTGCTCGTGAACGGCCACGCCAAGGGCATCATCACCCGCAACCTGGTCAGCGGAAAGGTCGAATCCCACTCTGCCGACGCTGTTGTGCTGGCAACCGGCGGTTACGCCAATTGCTGGTATCTCTCGACCAATGGGCGCCTCTGCAATGCCACCGCCATCTGGCGTGCGCACAAGAAAGGCGCTTTCTTCGCCAATCCCTGTTATGCGCAGATTCACCCCACCTGCATCCCGGTTTCGGGCGATTACCAGGCCAAGCTCACCCTGATGTCCGAATCCCTTCGCAATGACGGGCGCGTCTGGGTGCCGAAGCGCAAGGAGGACTGCGGCAAGAAACCCTCCGAAGTCGCCGAGGCAGACCGCGACTACTATCTCGAACGCAAATATCCCAGCTACGGCAACCTTGCTCCCCGCGACATCTCCTCGCGCGCGGCCAAGGAAGTCTGCGACGAAGGCCGCGGCGTGGGCCCGGGCGGGTTGGGGGTCTATCTGGATTTCAGCGATGCCATCAAGCGTCTCGGACGCCACAAGATCGAAGAACGCTACGGCAACCTGTTCGATATCTACAAGGAAATCACCGGCGAGAGCGCCTATGAAGTGCCGATGCGGATTTATCCCGCGTTGCACTACACGATGGGCGGCCTCTGGGTCGATTACAACCTGATGAGCAACCTGCCCGGTTTGTTCGTCCTGGGTGAGGCGAATTTCTCCGATCATGGCGCAAACCGTCTTGGCGCCAGCGCCTTGATGCAGGGCCTGGCCGACGGCTATTTCGTGATTCCCAACACGATCAACAATTATCTGGCCGCCAACAAGGAGAAGCGCCCGGCGCCGACGGACGCCGCATTCAAGAGCGCGGAAGCGGAATCCGCCGCCAAAGTCGCGAAACTGCTTTCGATCAAGGGCAAACGCACGGTGGATTCGTTCCACAAGGAACTGGGCAAGATCATGTGGGACTACTGTGGCATGGCGCGCACCAAGGAAGGGCTCGAAAAGGCGCTCCAGTTGATCCCGAAACTGCGCGAGGAGTTTTGGAAAAATGTCACGGTTACCGGCAGCGGCGAGGAATTGAACCAAACCCTCGAAAGAGCGGGCCGCGTGGCCGACTTCCTGGAGCTGAGCGAGTTGATCTGCCGCGATGCGCTGCACCGCGAAGAATCCTGCGGCGGCCACTTCCGCGTCGAATACCAGACCGAGGACGGCGAGGCGCTGAGGCAGGATGATAAATTTTCCTATGTTGCCGCCGGGGAGTATGGCAATGGCAGCGGTCCCAGGATGCACAAGGAAAATCTAGTGTACGAAGAAGTCAAATTGGCTCAACGGAGTTATAAGTGA
- a CDS encoding CPBP family intramembrane metalloprotease translates to MAVASSNAPASSLSVALGGAGTQNPPMRRVIVSLLFYFCAIVLLSILLTPPIWWLVDHFSHGHVPVKRVFNRTLMVAAMALLWPLARYLKLADWRRCGLFFQAYAFSCVWPWFALGCSSIAVLYAGQGMAGLMIWQPHLNWRNLAGYGLSAVLVALLEETMFRGVLFLAFLRRNPTGNIVQALLGSVFFATAHFLKAENPSLPVSWGTGLEIWHGMALHLLNPREFFMHWLTLFLAGLLLCAVAWRYGHLWAAMGLHAGWVFSLKTFNQLVENRPSDAGPWFSRDVMAGAWADIVLIVLLVLVLNFRRNETLDRKLS, encoded by the coding sequence ATGGCAGTGGCAAGCAGCAATGCGCCTGCGTCCTCATTAAGCGTTGCACTTGGCGGGGCTGGAACGCAGAATCCGCCCATGCGCCGGGTGATCGTTTCCCTCCTTTTCTATTTTTGCGCCATTGTACTGCTGAGCATATTGCTGACACCGCCAATCTGGTGGCTGGTGGATCATTTCTCGCACGGCCACGTTCCGGTGAAACGGGTGTTCAATCGGACGCTGATGGTTGCGGCAATGGCACTGCTCTGGCCTCTGGCCCGCTATTTAAAACTTGCGGACTGGAGGCGTTGCGGATTGTTCTTTCAAGCCTACGCCTTTAGCTGCGTGTGGCCCTGGTTTGCTCTCGGCTGCTCCTCCATTGCTGTGTTGTATGCGGGGCAGGGCATGGCCGGGCTCATGATCTGGCAGCCGCATCTGAATTGGCGCAATCTGGCCGGCTATGGCTTGAGCGCCGTTCTGGTGGCCTTACTGGAGGAAACCATGTTTCGCGGTGTCCTTTTTCTGGCGTTTCTCAGGAGAAACCCAACTGGCAACATTGTGCAGGCGTTGTTGGGTTCCGTTTTTTTTGCCACGGCCCATTTTTTGAAAGCTGAAAATCCTTCTCTCCCGGTGAGTTGGGGTACGGGGCTCGAAATCTGGCATGGCATGGCTTTGCATTTGCTCAACCCGCGGGAATTTTTCATGCACTGGCTGACACTATTTCTAGCCGGGTTGCTGCTTTGCGCCGTTGCATGGCGCTACGGGCATCTTTGGGCGGCCATGGGCCTTCACGCGGGCTGGGTTTTTTCCCTGAAAACATTCAATCAACTGGTGGAAAATCGCCCCTCGGACGCCGGGCCGTGGTTTTCCCGGGATGTCATGGCCGGAGCATGGGCGGATATAGTGTTGATTGTCTTGTTAGTTCTGGTATTGAACTTCCGCCGGAATGAAACTCTGGATCGAAAGCTTTCTTAA
- a CDS encoding succinate dehydrogenase cytochrome b subunit, translated as MKVLLQIVTSSIGKKILMGLSGIALAAFIVIHTLGNLQIFLGSNTLNAYAALLKASNEVLWGFRICLLLTASVHILAAIGLVHDNWRGRPIGYKKERSAASLASRTMIYSGLIVLAFLVFHILHFTVGTILHEHFAHNLPPDAAGRPDVYSMVVQGFSIPWVSAFYIISVALLSWHLSHGVGSMFQTLGLRNKRSAPFIDAFAILFAVFIFLGMSAVPTAVLLKIVS; from the coding sequence ATGAAAGTCTTATTGCAGATCGTCACTTCTTCCATTGGTAAAAAAATCCTCATGGGTCTTAGCGGCATCGCCCTCGCCGCTTTTATCGTCATTCATACCCTCGGTAATCTCCAGATTTTTCTGGGCTCCAATACCCTCAACGCCTACGCCGCTCTCCTCAAAGCCTCCAACGAAGTCCTCTGGGGCTTTCGCATCTGCCTCCTTCTGACTGCATCCGTCCATATCCTTGCCGCGATTGGCTTGGTTCACGACAACTGGAGAGGCCGTCCGATCGGTTATAAAAAGGAACGCAGCGCCGCCAGCCTCGCTTCCCGGACCATGATCTACAGCGGCCTCATCGTTTTGGCCTTCCTCGTATTTCACATTTTGCATTTCACGGTCGGCACGATCCTGCACGAACATTTTGCCCACAATCTGCCCCCCGATGCCGCAGGCCGACCCGACGTCTATTCCATGGTGGTCCAGGGTTTCAGCATTCCCTGGGTTTCGGCTTTCTACATCATTTCGGTCGCGCTGCTCAGTTGGCACTTGAGCCACGGCGTCGGCAGCATGTTCCAAACCCTCGGGCTGCGGAACAAGCGCTCCGCCCCGTTCATCGACGCCTTCGCAATCCTGTTTGCGGTCTTTATTTTTCTCGGCATGTCGGCCGTCCCAACCGCCGTACTTTTGAAAATCGTCAGCTAA
- a CDS encoding bifunctional folylpolyglutamate synthase/dihydrofolate synthase, with protein MTYRDSIDWLFNLQKSGVKLGLDNMRHLCRAIGDPQHRLKFVHIAGTNGKGSCSAFLESILRQAGYRVGLFTSPHLVEFVERIQVDRAPMSREELVRQIGYFMRVVEDCRAEGVEPTFFEVATAMAFRCFKEAGVDIVVLETGLGGRLDSSNVVEPECCLITSIGYDHMNYLGDTIESIAAEKAGILKTGRPVVYPASLPPEAGRVLCSRAKELGCPIVVSGRPGKVFADQGSGLLEFESDGHGYQIGLKGSYQPDNAILVLKACDALETLGWKIPQQTKVRGLLQAKWPGRFEIIAKNPPLVVDGAHNPDGLRLALESWTLWCGAGPEEIVFGCLADKDVEGMIRLIDRPGTSVRLAALASPRTASLEEMRRSFHRAEVSMHADVRGALERARAGGGGVLVTGSLYLTGQVLALLHDREHEVPLNG; from the coding sequence TTGACCTACCGAGACAGCATCGACTGGCTTTTCAACCTGCAGAAGTCGGGTGTGAAGCTGGGCCTCGACAATATGCGGCATCTCTGCCGCGCGATTGGAGATCCTCAACACAGGCTCAAATTTGTCCACATTGCCGGCACCAACGGCAAGGGTTCGTGTTCGGCATTCCTGGAATCCATTTTACGGCAGGCCGGTTACCGGGTCGGTTTGTTCACATCGCCGCACTTGGTGGAATTTGTGGAGCGCATCCAGGTGGATCGTGCGCCGATGTCGCGCGAGGAATTGGTGCGTCAGATTGGTTATTTTATGCGCGTGGTGGAGGACTGCCGGGCTGAGGGGGTTGAACCGACATTTTTCGAAGTGGCCACGGCCATGGCTTTTCGATGTTTCAAGGAAGCGGGGGTGGATATTGTGGTGCTGGAGACGGGGCTCGGAGGGCGGCTCGACTCATCCAATGTTGTGGAGCCGGAGTGCTGCTTGATTACGAGCATTGGCTACGATCACATGAATTACCTGGGCGACACGATCGAGTCGATTGCGGCCGAAAAGGCGGGGATTCTGAAAACGGGGCGCCCGGTTGTTTATCCTGCGTCGCTGCCCCCGGAGGCTGGGCGGGTGCTTTGTTCCCGAGCGAAGGAACTCGGCTGTCCGATTGTAGTTTCCGGCCGGCCCGGCAAAGTTTTTGCCGACCAAGGCAGCGGCCTGCTGGAGTTTGAGTCGGATGGGCATGGCTATCAGATCGGGCTCAAGGGTTCCTATCAACCCGATAACGCGATTTTGGTGTTGAAGGCCTGTGACGCGCTGGAAACGCTGGGCTGGAAAATTCCGCAACAGACAAAAGTGCGTGGCTTGTTGCAGGCGAAATGGCCGGGGCGCTTTGAAATCATTGCAAAAAATCCGCCGCTTGTCGTGGATGGCGCGCATAACCCGGACGGATTGAGGCTGGCCCTGGAGTCCTGGACGCTTTGGTGCGGCGCCGGGCCGGAAGAAATTGTGTTCGGCTGCCTGGCGGACAAGGATGTGGAGGGCATGATCCGGCTCATCGACCGTCCGGGGACATCTGTGCGCCTGGCGGCGCTGGCTTCGCCTCGAACGGCCTCGTTGGAGGAAATGCGCCGCAGCTTTCACCGGGCCGAGGTGTCGATGCACGCGGACGTGCGCGGCGCACTGGAGCGGGCGCGGGCAGGGGGAGGGGGGGTGCTGGTGACCGGGTCTCTTTATCTGACTGGCCAGGTTCTGGCGCTACTCCATGATAGAGAGCATGAGGTGCCGCTCAATGGCTAA
- a CDS encoding succinate dehydrogenase/fumarate reductase iron-sulfur subunit, whose translation MNVKLKVWRQPSKQQPGHFEEYEAKNLNANMSFLEMLDVVNEQLTLDGKEPIAFENDCREGICGSCSCMINGDPHGPEFKVATCQTYMRSFSDGETITLEPFRAKPFPVLKDLIVDRSAFDRILQKGGFISVSTGSAQDANAIPVPKVAADLSMDAAACIGCGACVAACKNGSAMLFVSAKAAHLNLLPQGKAEKDRRVLAMIDTMDDEGFGACSNTYACEAACPKGISVDFIAKLNRDYALAAVRTRLLGAREFVDTAA comes from the coding sequence ATGAACGTGAAGCTCAAAGTGTGGCGTCAGCCGTCGAAACAGCAGCCCGGCCACTTCGAGGAATACGAGGCCAAAAACCTCAACGCGAACATGTCGTTCCTGGAAATGCTGGACGTGGTCAACGAACAGTTGACCTTGGATGGCAAGGAACCCATTGCCTTTGAAAATGACTGCCGCGAAGGCATCTGCGGAAGTTGCAGTTGCATGATCAACGGCGACCCGCACGGTCCCGAATTCAAAGTGGCCACCTGCCAGACGTACATGCGCAGTTTCAGCGATGGCGAAACCATCACGCTGGAACCGTTCCGCGCCAAACCCTTCCCGGTGCTGAAGGATTTGATTGTCGATCGTTCGGCCTTCGATCGCATCCTTCAAAAGGGCGGATTTATTTCGGTGTCCACCGGTTCGGCCCAGGACGCCAACGCCATCCCCGTTCCCAAAGTGGCGGCGGATTTGTCCATGGACGCGGCGGCCTGCATTGGCTGTGGCGCCTGTGTTGCGGCCTGTAAAAACGGTTCAGCCATGCTGTTTGTCTCAGCCAAGGCGGCACATCTCAATTTGCTGCCGCAAGGCAAAGCGGAGAAAGACCGCCGCGTCCTTGCCATGATCGACACCATGGACGACGAGGGATTTGGCGCGTGCAGCAACACCTACGCCTGTGAAGCGGCCTGTCCGAAAGGCATCTCCGTGGATTTCATCGCCAAACTCAACCGCGACTACGCGTTGGCAGCCGTCCGCACGAGGTTGTTAGGGGCGCGGGAATTTGTCGATACTGCCGCGTAA
- the accD gene encoding acetyl-CoA carboxylase, carboxyltransferase subunit beta gives MSNFEKPQYSPKSSIRTKKKEIPEGLWTKCPSCGDVLFNKELETNLMVCAKCSHHMTLPAMRRLESFCDPETFEELDGNLKSVDVLKFTGVTSYAERLKNYREKTGMNEAVIAGWGRLDGMRVSIAAMEFNFLGGSMGSVVGEKITRAIERGVESKRPVVIFSASGGARMYEGMYSLMQMAKTSGALAKLAEKKQPFISVLTNPTMAGVMASFASLGDLIVAEPRAMIGFAGARVIKETTQQELPPGFQTSEFLLERGLIDHIIDRKNMRPMLSKILRSFGCK, from the coding sequence ATGTCCAATTTTGAGAAACCCCAATACTCTCCCAAAAGCTCCATCCGCACCAAAAAGAAGGAAATCCCGGAAGGGCTTTGGACCAAGTGCCCCTCCTGCGGCGATGTGCTGTTCAACAAGGAGTTGGAAACCAATCTCATGGTCTGCGCCAAATGCAGCCATCACATGACCTTGCCGGCCATGCGCCGCTTGGAGAGCTTTTGCGATCCGGAAACGTTTGAGGAACTCGACGGCAATTTGAAATCGGTCGATGTTTTGAAATTTACCGGCGTGACCAGCTATGCCGAGCGCTTGAAAAATTACCGGGAAAAAACCGGAATGAACGAGGCCGTGATTGCAGGTTGGGGCAGGCTGGATGGAATGCGGGTTTCGATCGCGGCCATGGAATTTAATTTTTTGGGCGGCAGCATGGGTTCCGTCGTTGGTGAGAAGATCACCCGGGCCATTGAGCGCGGCGTGGAGTCAAAAAGGCCGGTCGTGATTTTTTCTGCATCGGGCGGCGCGCGCATGTATGAGGGCATGTACAGCCTGATGCAAATGGCCAAGACCAGCGGGGCCCTGGCCAAACTGGCTGAAAAAAAGCAGCCGTTTATTTCCGTCCTGACCAATCCCACCATGGCCGGTGTCATGGCGAGCTTTGCCTCGCTTGGGGATCTCATTGTGGCCGAGCCCCGGGCCATGATCGGATTCGCCGGCGCCCGGGTCATCAAGGAAACCACCCAGCAGGAGCTTCCGCCGGGTTTCCAGACCTCCGAGTTTCTTTTGGAGCGCGGGTTGATCGACCATATTATAGACCGCAAAAATATGCGCCCCATGCTCTCAAAAATCCTCCGTTCCTTTGGTTGCAAATAG